The Coffea arabica cultivar ET-39 chromosome 2c, Coffea Arabica ET-39 HiFi, whole genome shotgun sequence genome includes the window TAATTCAGCAGAACCCATGTAAGAATGAAGCAAGAAACCAGCAGGGAATGGCCCTAAAGATTTCAATATTTCAATCATATCATCAAAAGCTTCCACACAATGAATTGATGCTGGCCTATTGAGTTCCTTGGCAAGTTGAAGCTGCTGACTAAAAACTTCAAGTTGATCTGCATAATCAACATGACTTGCCCATGGTGCTTTGTCCAATCCAATCTCTCCAACTGCAGCTTCAGGGGAAGACTCAAGAAATTCCTTCAAATTGTTCAGCCAATTGGGAGTTCTGTCAGGGATAAACCAGGGATGGAGACCAAAGTTTGGAATAATACAAAGATTGCTTCCACTCATTTCTTTCACCGACTGCCAGTCTTTTTCAGAAACTCCATTGACAGCAATATGGACTACTCCTGCATCAAGGGCTGTTTTGATTATCTGAGGGGAGATTTTATGGATTCTTGGATCTTGGAGGTGACAATGAGCATCAAACAATTTCATCCCTCTATGTTGATGACCCATTGATGCTAGCTATCTTTGGCTGGTGGATTAGTAGGTGGATTGAAATGGTCAACGGCTAATAGTGGAAGCACCAGCCGAACTCCTCATAGCTAATTGATTGTAGCCAATTATTGTGAGGCTAATGTTTATGTGGAGTTTTTTTTTacccctttcttcttcttgtaagtGGGAGGGTTTTGAACCTCCTACTTACAATCCATTTTATGGTAGTATCCAATATAATCCTTCcatttttatatgtttttaGTATATATAAAAGATTTCAAACCAAAAACTTCTCACTAACACCTCCTTTTTCTATACTATCCAACCCATTTCCCCGCGAGCGTTTATGTAGAGCTTGATTCTCATAGCAGCAGCAAATTACAAATATCCCCAGCATTTCTTCattatttcaccttctcttgatgtaaactcaaaaaaaaaaaaaaaaaattaagatacccacaaaaaaaacaaaaagaaaaacttataATATATATCTTGTcctgaaattattttttaaaaaatctaaaTTAGCCCCTTGTATTCATAGATTAAAACCTCATGCATGTGGGGTCTCATTTGTAATCGTGGGTCAGAAATCTTCCATATGTATTTTGTAATTAGAGGGATTGAATCCAGAAGTAATTTAATTATTCACTTAGTATATTTAATCGGGTCGGTCACATGCCACTGTCTGTTCTAGTGAGTACGTAAATCATATTTGATGTGATCAGGATGCAAAcaagtgaaaaaataattaataaaaaaaataccaacaagaaaagaaacttcGGAGAATCGAGCTTTAACCTCGTAATTTCCGATTAAAGCATCTTTCTTGCGCCGCAAACTCCGAGGAAGAATTTTTGGAACCTTAAAATTAAAGCTTAATTCCATTAGAGTCCTTCAACAAAGCCAAAATCTCAATTCAGTCTATCAAAGTAAAAATCCGGAGCCAAATTTAATTATTGTATTGCTATATCAAAATTGTTTTACACTCGACCAATCTTAAATTACACAGGTATCATCAATTTATGGTAACTAATAAAAAACTTAGACTTTTATCACATAACCCCGTAGAAAAACTTGGATATTTTTAATCTTCTAACACTTCCCTCGCATTCCACTTGCCAAATGGCTTAAcctagtttaaaaaaaaaaaaagaagaaccaAGTCATTTAGTAACTAGGCTTAACTTAGTAGAGAAAGAACTAAGTCACGGGTGAACCAATAAATATGGTGATAAATAAGGAGGAGGGATGGGTTGAGCAATATGAAGCAGGAAATATAAATGAgaaatttttaattcaaatcCTCGCACTTATGCTAAAAAAATAGGTAACAAACAAACGTGTCTGATACCATGATAAAATACTTGGATTTCCATCACGTAATCAATTGACAATGAACAAGATAGTCCAAGACCTTATATATATGACTAAAAATCCTTGAAATATAATTTTTCAGTCTCTAACAAATTTTTGTTCATGGACATCTCTACTAGGAAAGTTCTAGCGAGTTTGTTtgaatattaaattatttgacaaaatttatttactttataatcAACACATTTTCTAACTACTTGAGTAATTTTATCCTTCCGTTTTattgaaagtgtcatactttccattttaggatatctcaaaataattttcagatTGGAGAAGTTAAAGCactttttagtttctcttttcaaTATAACCCTTCTTTTTAATCATACGTATATTatcattcaaatttaaaatttgaatttatgaggataaaattaaaaataaaagtataaatatcacaatcaaatcattatttttcaaagttgaattCCCAAACATAACTAAATAATTGGAACCAGTGAGTATCACAAATAATCAACTGTCCAATCACGCTCAGTAATGTCCCGAATGTCCCTTTCGTGCTGGATCGGTTGACTTTCTTTGTATCGTTGTACTTCAAGTGTAGTCTTTACTTCAACCTTTGCCAAAGCAACACATCAAAGCAAGATCCGCATTAGATACCACCTTTCTTCACACCATTCAGTATCAATCAAGAAAAATTTTTCTGTGGAAAAAGCACGCAAAAAACAATGGATAGCAGCAATTCCTTTACAATAGAAGAAGCCACCATCCAAGAAATCCACCAAGCATATGCAGAAAACAAGCTCACAACGAGGCAGCTAGTCGATTTCTACTTGCAGAAAATCGACACCCTCAATCCCATTTTGCGAGGTGTGATTGAAGTTAATCCTGATGCGAGGGTGCTAGCAGACAAGGCTGATCAAGAAAGGCAGAAAAATGGCGGTGGATCTCTTGGGACATTGGGAGACTTGCATGGGATTCCAGTGCTGCTAAAAGACGTATTTGGGACCAAAGATGAGATGAATACAACTGCAGGGTCCTATGCTTTGATGGGCTCGAAAGTTGCTAGGGATGCTGGAGTGGTGGAGAAGCTGAGGAAGGCAGGGGCTATCATTTTGGGTAAAGCTAGTATGAGTGAATGGTATAAATTTCGTTCTCTAAGTGGAGTTCCTAATGGTTGGTGTGCCAGAGCCGGCCAAGGAGTGGTAAGTACTAGTCGCATTTATGCTGAATACTagcatttctttttttaccaaaatctcCCCCTTTATATAGCTTCCCTTGATTTGCATTCCTTTCCATGCCCTGTACTAACTTATGTTCGTTGATGCTCTGCCTGAAAGGCATTGTTACCTTTGATTTCGACTCAAAgtttatgaaaaaaatgttagtgTAAGAGTAAAGGGTTTCAATACATTTACATTAAAATGTTTGTAGCTGGTGTTCTCTTATATGGATAAGTAAAGATCTGTAAGTTGTAGGAGgttattaattttaaaaacatCGGAAGTTTATCAAGTCTGACATTTTTTTGGCAAAGGGAGAGTTAAAATTTGTCTAAGTCCTAAAATTGGTAATGTGAGGAAGATAGTACTTTGATTTAGTTTATCATCCCAAAATGTACAAGActgtctttttgtttttgtgtatGCACTAGCCAAAGAGTTTTGCGAAAAGAGAATCAGGGAATGTACTATTTTCAAGAATTATTGAAAATGGCGCAGTAGCTAGTATAGTTGGATGAACATTAAGATGGTTCCATGCTGGGACAAGCAGACCAAAGATTCTCTAGTGTCTAAATTGGGATCTCATGAATTCTAGTTTGATTTGTATCATGCCTAAATTGGGATCTCACGAATCCGACCTGGACAGTACGTTCAAAAGTCAAGGTTGTGAAGATTCCAGCTCAACTAAGGGGTTACACAAATATTTCCCTTGCGATGGCTCATTTTCTTTGACGCCTACTCTGCTATATTTGTTGTCATCTCTTTCAGAATCTTTATATGGATCTTTCCAACTTGTGGATATTAATTTACCTCCTGAATATACAATAAATTCTGTAATCTGATTTTGGATTTAATTAATAACATGGTGAAATCcagttaatctttttttttcctgaaaatATGCAGAATCCTTATGTTCACTCTGAAACACCTTGTGGGTCAAGCAGTGGATCAGCAATATCTGTAGCTGCAAATATGGTGGCAGTCTCTTTAGGAACGGAGACTCACAGCTCCATCATCTGTCCAGCGGATCACAACTCCGTGGTAGGTTTCAAACCTACCGTTGGGCTTACCAGTCGAGCAGGTGTCATACCAATGGCACCACGCTGGGACACCGTTGGGTAAACACATGCTTCTAATGCTTCATAAATCTGCAAATTTTTCACTAAAGGATGATTGTTTTGTGATTATGTGATCATGAATCCAAATGTGTTCTAGACTCTAAAATGTGCCTGAGTTGAACAGCTCTCGCACTTACTTTTAACTGAGAACACTCTTCTTATATGGTTTTACAATGCAGGCCGATATGCAGGACCGTGTCAGATGCAGTTTATCTGCTTGATGTGATTGCAGGTTATGATCCAAGAGATGCAGCGACCATTGAAGCTTCTAAATTTTTTCCCAATGGAGGTTATAAACAATTTCTTAGACGAGATGGTTTAAGAGGAAAGAGATTAGGCATTGTTAGACATCCATTTCTGGAAAAGATACATGATTCCGCTGAGAGTGCATCCTTCAAGCATCATGTTGACAAAATAAGGTTAGAAATTAATACAGCTATTATTACTGTAGGGATAAATGAAGGAGGCAGTCGTAACTAAATGACATGCAAATAAAAGAGCACCATGACCGTTTAAACATAAAAAGGGCTACTGATCAGTTAGAAACAACCACCAACGGCCTTTATTGTACTGAAAATTAGCAGAGCTATTCCTAATTTTATGTCTATGGTCTATAGAGGAGCAAGTGAGCTGAAGACTAAAAGGGCTACAAGACCCTAACCGCTTGAAATGTGGACATATTTCTATACCTTGGCTGTGATGTTTTCTTATGCTTCTATATCCATAAATGCCAATtgaatcttcttgaaacttttaaaGACAGGAAGGTGCAGTGGTAGTGGATAATCTGAAAATAGCAGATGTTGAGACAATTCTAGAACCCAATCACAGTGGCGAAATATTGGTAATGATGGCTGAATTCAAGACTTCCATTAATGCTTACCTGAAAGAGCTGATTGATTCTCCTGTCAGTTCACTGGCTGACATAATTGCCTTCAATGAGAACAACCCTGAATTGGTATTCCACATGACTTTATGTTGTTATATCATCACATATGCAACTATTTCGAATGAGCTTCTTAACTTTTGTGCCTCTGCAATGCTCTTTTCATGCCTTCGTTAGAAGAGTAAAACATTAGTCTGTGTCGCATTTGTATGCTAGGAAAAGCTCAATGATCATGATCAGCACACTTTTATCAGTGCCGAAGGAACAGAAGGATTTGGGGACCAAGAGAAGGCTGCGGCGGAGATGCTGGATAATCTTTCTAAAAATGGATTCGAGAAAATGATGCAAGAATATCAGTTGGATGCAATGGTAACACCAGGATCGCGGGGCTGTGCTGTTCTCGCAATTGGGGGTTTTCCAGGAATAACTGTTCCAGCTGGTTATGGAAAGGATGGCATGCCATTTGGGATCTGTTTTGGAGGGTTGAAGGGCAGTGAGCCGAAGCTGATTGAAATTGCTTATGCCTTTGAACAAGCTACTAGGGTACGGAGGCCTCCTCCTTCCTTTGTATAGGAAAAAGCATACATGCATTGATTAGGTTAATCCTGCCAGCATCATCTCGAAAATTTTCGAGTGCAGCGTGGAGCGACGCTGATGCTTCCAATTTCCTTTATGAATCTGTCTTTGGATTTTCTAGCATAACCAAAACAGAACTGAAAATCTGGTTGAGACACATAACATGTTGAAAGTATTTAGCcctttgattttctataatCCATGTTGAAATCAGATAATGTGTGTGCTTTTAATGCTGTTTAACATCAAGTGCTTTGAACTTTCGCCAGGGTGCACTGGCAGTGTCAAGTAGTGAATAACAGAACTGCAAAGAGAAATGATAGCTAAATTTCCCCATTCTCAGCAGTGGGCAAATTTTGAAGCAAGGCTTGTTCCCTCATTTGTGTGGTTCCCTTTTGCTTTTGGTTCAAAATTCAGTTCATTTCAACTTGCATTTCTACTTAATATTATCATGTTTtctcttttcacttttttcgGTCGATTTACAATCTTACGCTCAAAGATCTACATCACGTCACAGAATAGAATGTGCTCCAGTCTTACTATTGGACTAAATTGTTCTTCCAACAAGAAGATTTCTTTCAATCAAGAATGCATTGGCAAAGAAGTCATtttggggagaaaaaaaaaaccccctgCTGTTAGTCAAATAATGTTGACCTTCTAATTTGGGATGATGTCAGCACAAAATTATGATAAAACCCCAAAATGCCCATCAAAACTCTTggcatttttttgtttctctttttcctctcacaaaAAATGCCAAAACGATGATATGTTATCACTTGTCACAGCAAGGCTCGCCGAATTAGGCGACTTAAGCAAGACCCTGCTACAATTATCATCATTGTTAAAAAGCCTTGAAGCTTTAATCCCTCATTAAAACATTCTAGGAACAACGAATAATTAATCTCAAAATCACTATAATAACAAAGTGATTATAAGTAAGCCACATTTTCTAAAGGTCTTCAACAAAAGAGTTGTCAAGCTCCACGagaatagtaaaaaaaaatttaaaaaaaaatgctcatTTGATTCATTGAcacaaatttaaataaaatttgcCATTAACAATTAAGGCCCATTAGTTTCGTACCTCCATATTGTGTTATCTATTGTCACATgattcttttaatttcttaacATGCCAAAACATCCAcacaattttcctctttttctataaagtgaaaatttgatggAAAGTTGCCTCTGTAATGTTATTGATTGAAATTTCAGTATCACTCTTGATTAAATATTAAAGATagccccggggggggggggggcgctAAGCATTTTATATAAATCGCAGCAAAATTATGTGTACATATACGCAACAACAACGGGGAATTTAGTGGACACTATAATCTAGTGGACATGGTTCTAGAGTTCGTCTATGACAATTGCCATAGCCAGAGttatttttcattcattttcaacTTTTCATGAAACTAAAAAACAGATTATGTagattttttaaacattaaagTGGTCATGTATAATATAACAAACTATAGGGGATAAACAGTAATTTACCCCTATATTAGCACATTACAAAACCAATGAATGCACTTTACAAACAAATACAACAGAGGTGAAAATAAATCGTGAAAAAATAATCGATGAAACAACTGACTACTAAATAAAATTGCTTGTACTTACTGGAATTGAGCTCCAGGCAATGCCTTTTTGAGTTTTATCCTTTTCGAAACAACTAGCTTTTCGGCCCTATTGGTTATGCTTGGTGGCCCTTGTTTTCTTATAACACTTGTATTGTGTTTAATAATCTCCTGAATCCAGTCCCTCATGCAAGTCGCTTGAAAATGAGTCAACGTTTAGCGTACTAATTTCATTAACATCTTCGAGAAAATTATTCCAATGCACAGAGACTATGAAGTCCAGAATAAAAGAAGCGCCACATCTGGAGCCGGAGGCGTTTTATATTTTACAATTTGATCTTTAAGTTCTCAAAGTCTCTAATACGCAGTTGAATTTGCAATTTGATCAGCAGCTCAAGCGAGAACTTGTTGATTGGGTACAAAACTATATTATTTAACCAATCTTTGAGCCAATATTCCATTCTCTCTTTACCAGAATGAACCAACATTGAACTCGCTTATTTTTTAGATTTACATCACCATCCAATTAGAATAGATAAAATGTGTACTCGTCGTCAGGATCAAGAGCATCTGGGTCAAAATGTACATCCATTTTCGCCTGaagaattaaaaatttaaaggtggggggggggggggagcggCATTTTTTTTAGTAATTACAACATGTTGAGCCGGAAAATAATAAAATCATATAGTATTATGTTAGTCAAACTTGAATTACAGGTGGTCTGGAATAAAATGTAgtgttgtttgtaaagaaaaggTGTTTGTCTCATTACAACTTCTATGCACTTCAATCCCTAGTGGAATTGCACCTTATACTTGAATCCTAGTACAATTGGTGCTAGATCTGTAAGTTGATCAACCAAAGCAGGATCAGAGACCTTAATCTAAAAACAAGTCAATTCCGTCTAGGAAACTGCTTATTGTATTTTTGTATAGTGCTACTTTGGTtgtattttgttttggtttgacATCTGCAGAACAAATCCAGTTAGGATTCGAATTGTTGATCCAAGTTCCAACAGGTTTATAACACTTTCTCAATCCTATATAATCACATAGCAAGCAACCTTGATAGTACCACGCAGTAATATTACATAGTTAAACTTTTGGTTGTTGTCTGAGCAATAATGGGTGTCAAGGGCACGAGTATTGGTGCTGTTTTCTTTGTTATTGCATCTGCTTTGCTGCTTCTTTCTCCTTCACCATCCGCTCATGCAAGTCCTCTCCTGAGTGCCTGCCGTTTTGATCAAGTGTACCAACTTGGGGACTCCATATCAGACACTGGGAATTTGATCAGGGAATCTCCACTTGGAGCCGCTTTACCTTTCGCCAGAAATCCCTACGGTCAGACCTTCTCCCACCACAAAGCCACCGGCCGTTGCTCTGATGGACTTCTCATGATTGACTACTttggtaaatatatatataagattctTTTGATCTGCCCTTCCCGCTGTTAATTCTTCATAGTATTGCCAACCAACTTGCAAtagctattttttttatttgtgtgCGTGTCACAATTCAGgctattttaattttttcttcgtCTGGTTTATTCTTGTTTTGAACACTTGATATAGAGCTTTGCTTTTTATCAACTCACTCCATATCTGATTGTCTTTTCTGGGACAAAATCTGGCAaaagatttctttctttctttcttctttttttttttttttgttataaatGCTTTGCGTGGAGGACGTAGATGCCAATGAGTTGCATGCATGATGGAAAAAATTCGAACTATCGCCGTCTGGTGTGTTACAAGGAAATTTAGAGTGTAAATTATCCAgagtattattattatagttcTTGGCTGCCTTAACTGAAAACCATGCGCAACTCTTGCCCTGATTATCCATTTAGTTATACTGGTTAACCCTGCAGCATTATGTTTATCTGCAATCTTCCGCTGATGTTCCTAGTGGTGATTCATCATCGATGTTTGCCTTCCatgtttatttacttatttttgtttatgtAGGCTATCATAATCACATCCGCTAACTGAATATTTGGATCGTTGTTTTAACACAGCCCAGGCGCTGGGTCTACCTCTCCTGAATCCGATCAAGGATACAAAGGCAAATTTTGAGCATGGAGCAAATTTTGCCGTAGCCGGTGCTACGGCACTATCATCAACTGTTCTTGCTCGTCATCATGTTAGAAATCCAGTGACCAACAGTTCCCTTGACGTACAGCTTCAGTGGATGAAAGATCACTTTCACAAATTTTGCCACAATGGtagattcaaattttatatatgtgtCGTGCATTCGATCGTGACAGTCATTCAACTTTTCTCAACTTCTattaactttttttattttttggcatGACACTGAATTTtgtcccttttctttttgtttaacaGATTGTGAAAGGAAGCTTCAAAACGCTCTATTTATGGTTGGTGAAATCGGAGGCAACGATTATAATTATGCATTCCTTCAGTACTTTGATGAGGCTAGAGATACGCTTAGAATTCTAGAGTTGGTACCTCTAGTTGTTGCCAAAATTAAGCATGCTGTTGAGGTTAGCTTTTGCAGGCTCCTCCTCTTCTTGTTAGCACTCTTGCTGCTTTTAATTCTCTTGCTTCTAATtccttctccttttctttcaaTGTTGTATTTCAGAAAGTGATTAGTTTTGGAGCAAGGACAATAGTGGTTCCCGGGAACTTTCCAATGGGATGTCTGCCAATTTATCTTACAAAGTTTGGGCTGGAAAGCGAAGCAGGCGAGTTCAACGAGAATCATTGCATATGGCTATTGAACAGCTTTGCAACTTTCCACAATGATCACCTGAAGAAGGCGATTGCCGAGCTGCACGAGAAGTACCCATATGTAACAATCGTCTATGGAGACTACTACGCTGCATATGAACAGCTTCTCAATCTAGGTGAAACTGAAGGTAAGTTTGTTAGTATTTACCAGTTTGAATTCTTAAAAGAAATCAATTATTTCCAGTAGGAGGAAGGGGTATCTGAAGCATCCACATCTGGTCATCTAATTTGTTTGTCTTATTAGGTTTTGAGCTACAAAAAGCTTGTTGTGGAGTTGGAGGGCTGTACAACTTCAATGAGACGCGAATGTGTGGATTTCCAGGTGTTAAGGCTTGCCGTGATCCCGAAAGATACGTCAGCTGGGATGGAATTCATTTAACACAGGAGGCTTACCGCATGATAGTGGATTGGTTGCAAGCTGATCTTTTCTGGAAATTGCGTTGCCATCATTGAACAATTCTTCAAGCTCCTACAGTAGTAGTAGTACTCGAGTCCCAGTTTGCTTTTTCAGTCCAGTAGCTTAGTTTAGTTTTAGCTAATGGGAAGCTCTTGTGTGACTAATTTCGTCACCAactgtttgagcacttactttTGTATGAAACTTTTTCAGTTTTTATCGTACTGGGTTCAAGATTATGAAAATTTTATCTAGTTCTTGGCGAAAAGCTCTGTAAACTTCTGCCAATCCAAGCATCAAGGCGTCTAACTTAAGGAGCAAAAGAATCAAACCCACAAATTTTATGTATCAAATGTCAATACTGAAACAAATGCACCAATAAGCTGATTATCAAGGTCAGGGCAGCACTGCGTATTTAATAACAAACAAACTTTCTACATAACCGGCTAATAAACTCAAAAAACCCAATCTGCAATCAGGTGTCCTCAACTCTTGAATCAAACACAAAGCTCGGGAATGTAGTAGTGATGTCGAGCAGGAAGCGATGCATCAGATCTTCTATGTACATGTAACAGAAGTAGCAGATATTCCATTTCACGCTGTTGTAGTTTTTGTATAGTTCGTTAACGAGCATTAATGGGCTTTTTCATCTCTCCTCTCATTATGTTTGCTTGTCTAGAGAGTAGAGGCGTTTTATCGCATGTTATGGCATATCTGCAACATATCTGCAAGAAATTGCAGAGTTTCATCAGCGTCATCATGCCATAAACCGAAATACGTGAATCAACAGAACCAAATCTGTTTTTGGCAGAACATACAATGCAAAAATATACTTTGTACCCTGCAAGTGCAATCCAGATAATTAGGTCATGCCTGCATTCTGTTTTTACTTATTGGATCAATATTGTGTCTCCAAAGTACAACCACTCCTGAATTTGGCCAATCGGTATATCATAGCAAGACTAAGTAGGAAAAAAGGACCAAACCGTACTAATTATATTGAGGAATGATTTGTATTGTCTGTCAACAGCTGAACCTTGAGCTTGATTTGGCTAAAAAGTGCTTGTCATGCCATTTACTTATATGAGATTGAATCCAAACTTATGCTCAAGTTTGAGCTCAATCAGCAtccatcaaataaaataaagcttgaataatataatttaatattttttgtcatttttaatAAGGCATATAATTGGCATTCTGCTAagataatttaatattttggaTGAGGTAAGATTAAATTATGACATTCCACCAAATATTTCACCCTGACTTGTCACTTGCTGCAACTATAATATACACGATAACATTTCCAGCACGAGGACGAGTTGAGGCTCTGGATTGGGGGCCGAGGATCTAAAGTAGGATAGCAGTACAAGATTGCCTGCTCGTGACTTGTAATAAAACCGCACTCATGCAACTTTGACATGCTCAGTAGTACTCAGGTCTTCTTTCATGGCAGCATGTCAATCTCTGATACTTGgaaagccttgggaagatcgaATGTGTAGCTGTCTTAGTACTCGATTGCAACTTTGACATGCTCTGATTTCAAGCTCAGCATGCATCTCCTAGACACTGAGACCAATTGAGAACAAATGCTCAAGATACAGGAGTCGGGAGTTTTTTCGCTTGCATTGGTCAGACCAGACACGATTGGACCTTGGTTCAATGGCCAGTTTGAAACTCTCCCGTCCACTAGGTCAGGATCTAGTACATCACATCGCACATGAAGCATATCGCTTTTTGTTCTTAAAAAAATTCAGATGGAGCAGCAGTGCACTTGTTTAGTCAGATGATTCACCctccaattcttatacaagtgTCTTTAAGCTCCCTCTCTTCCACAGAATAGGAGTAAATTAGATAGttgtcatttaaaaaaaaaaaaaaaaaaaaaaaaaaagaagcattgGCAAGACTAGAGATTGGGCtgtcatttgaattcaattttTTGAATTGGGCTCAACATGGTTAAGGTGTCTGAATAGCCGTTCTTCATGTTTTTTTGAATTGCACTCGTAGGAAATATTTCTGCACTATGCTTAAACGATAAATTTGGTTCTCAAATTGAATTAagaaatttgaatttcttttttgctattttgattttgatttttgagcaaATAATTTGGAATTCAATAGTTAAGAAGTTAGTGATTCCATGATGATATAATTCCAAAAGTTAAATTGATGGATGAATTTCAATACGCACTTATTCAACTCACCGCAGAACCTAAGTCCTCCAAATCCTTTTTTCTCCAATGAGATTTGGGTAGTTTTCCCTATCAAATAATAACAAACAgtctctctttcccattttcttcAAACCTCAACCAGCCAAATTCTCCAAAGTTCAGCACCCACATCTGAAGAAAGCCCATCACGCTTCCACAAAAAGTCAGCAGACACGACGGAATGGCCTTagaattggaaaaattattAGCTTGGGTCTGGAAGGTTAAGGACTAAAATAACATACATGAGTAGATGGATTTTGTTGTGACTTAAATTTTGGTGATCAACAGAATTTTATCTATTTAACGTCACTTAGTTGCAGTTCTTTTGAAGGATGCTTACAGTCAGCatgaactcaaaaaaaaaaaaaaaaaaaattattcatccACTTACTTATATGAAGATAGTCTTTTGTGAATTTCGTATCTAGTAAATTTAtttagtttgaaaaattatctcGCAATATATAAAGACTAGGTTTGGCTTCCCACGCGAGGCGTGGGAGCTTTAGACCTGTTCGTAAGTT containing:
- the LOC113726143 gene encoding probable amidase At4g34880 isoform X1, which gives rise to MDSSNSFTIEEATIQEIHQAYAENKLTTRQLVDFYLQKIDTLNPILRGVIEVNPDARVLADKADQERQKNGGGSLGTLGDLHGIPVLLKDVFGTKDEMNTTAGSYALMGSKVARDAGVVEKLRKAGAIILGKASMSEWYKFRSLSGVPNGWCARAGQGVNPYVHSETPCGSSSGSAISVAANMVAVSLGTETHSSIICPADHNSVVGFKPTVGLTSRAGVIPMAPRWDTVGPICRTVSDAVYLLDVIAGYDPRDAATIEASKFFPNGGYKQFLRRDGLRGKRLGIVRHPFLEKIHDSAESASFKHHVDKIRQEGAVVVDNLKIADVETILEPNHSGEILVMMAEFKTSINAYLKELIDSPVSSLADIIAFNENNPELEKLNDHDQHTFISAEGTEGFGDQEKAAAEMLDNLSKNGFEKMMQEYQLDAMVTPGSRGCAVLAIGGFPGITVPAGYGKDGMPFGICFGGLKGSEPKLIEIAYAFEQATRVRRPPPSFV
- the LOC113726143 gene encoding probable amidase At4g34880 isoform X2; this encodes MDSSNSFTIEEATIQEIHQAYAENKLTTRQLVDFYLQKIDTLNPILRGVIEVNPDARVLADKADQERQKNGGGSLGTLGDLHGIPVLLKDVFGTKDEMNTTAGSYALMGSKVARDAGVVEKLRKAGAIILGKASMSEWYKFRSLSGVPNGWCARAGQGVNPYVHSETPCGSSSGSAISVAANMVAVSLGTETHSSIICPADHNSVVGFKPTVGLTSRAGVIPMAPRWDTVGTVSDAVYLLDVIAGYDPRDAATIEASKFFPNGGYKQFLRRDGLRGKRLGIVRHPFLEKIHDSAESASFKHHVDKIRQEGAVVVDNLKIADVETILEPNHSGEILVMMAEFKTSINAYLKELIDSPVSSLADIIAFNENNPELEKLNDHDQHTFISAEGTEGFGDQEKAAAEMLDNLSKNGFEKMMQEYQLDAMVTPGSRGCAVLAIGGFPGITVPAGYGKDGMPFGICFGGLKGSEPKLIEIAYAFEQATRVRRPPPSFV
- the LOC113723937 gene encoding GDSL esterase/lipase At5g03980-like — its product is MGVKGTSIGAVFFVIASALLLLSPSPSAHASPLLSACRFDQVYQLGDSISDTGNLIRESPLGAALPFARNPYGQTFSHHKATGRCSDGLLMIDYFAQALGLPLLNPIKDTKANFEHGANFAVAGATALSSTVLARHHVRNPVTNSSLDVQLQWMKDHFHKFCHNDCERKLQNALFMVGEIGGNDYNYAFLQYFDEARDTLRILELVPLVVAKIKHAVEKVISFGARTIVVPGNFPMGCLPIYLTKFGLESEAGEFNENHCIWLLNSFATFHNDHLKKAIAELHEKYPYVTIVYGDYYAAYEQLLNLGETEGFELQKACCGVGGLYNFNETRMCGFPGVKACRDPERYVSWDGIHLTQEAYRMIVDWLQADLFWKLRCHH
- the LOC113726142 gene encoding uncharacterized protein; its protein translation is MGHQHRGMKLFDAHCHLQDPRIHKISPQIIKTALDAGVVHIAVNGVSEKDWQSVKEMSGSNLCIIPNFGLHPWFIPDRTPNWLNNLKEFLESSPEAAVGEIGLDKAPWASHVDYADQLEVFSQQLQLAKELNRPASIHCVEAFDDMIEILKSLGPFPAGFLLHSYMGSAELVPELANLGAYFSISGHLMPVEESKAKKILQAIPLERILLETDAPDALPKSLNSGCLPIVAKEASVLQDEGGDRSELAIDTLNHPANIHHVLNYVAFLLEMDREELAQISYENARNIFSYEGSKISA